A window of the Cucurbita pepo subsp. pepo cultivar mu-cu-16 chromosome LG01, ASM280686v2, whole genome shotgun sequence genome harbors these coding sequences:
- the LOC111785289 gene encoding uncharacterized protein LOC111785289 isoform X1, whose amino-acid sequence MSREQKVRVVRCPKCENLLPEPSELPVYQCGGCGAVLRAKSKVPLNEKNDSMSSENYESLSEQGSSLGAASDTEWGSPSSKRTVFSNSPIRTNDRQDINDYEMKVGKETNGVWPIQRFGDQYIKNWVGRCNLEQDVSVYDLDYPSTAPYPTRIGAARSRASFEHRKVERDAYTRYSRNSMAVADRPSSSNFEGLNPNPAELLRRLDELKDQIIMSCDVRAPANQYYGRPTYNVPMQPSTKSQQLSHGSHYQRNSEEFLHPKEPIKMSAYYNENAIPIGLEASDLRRAGRFPHSRQSSEFSSVTDGYGLVQPRKAPLLQRNGNSCDAIAGGAPFIVCVSCLELLKLPRKLYKLQMDWQKLQCGACSVVVVVRVENRRLVVSVPSESKLKEVSPDDGSPKRAANATNSLENSGDSCHKLISTDHNKHEQTSLKTTPAIKCEPSLLNDSADLPSKDVSKENSDSTSYQEASKYREGGDGHKQNTVIDDNAEPIELDVSFEDYSNIHVSQDFVETSKEEVEDQSKIKNSQESETFFVGLSRYNLRDFSRSSEIPDNGKPVVSVNGQPLPAHVVKKAEKQAGPILPGDYWYDYQAGFWGVMGHPCLGIIPPFIDEFTYPLSRNCAAGNTEIFVNGRELHKRDLELLSSRGLPTTPNKFYRIDISGRVVDEDTGKVLHNLGKLAPTIAKVKHGFGMKVPRTLKYDT is encoded by the exons ATGTCTCGTGAGCAGAAAGTTCGAGTAGTTCGTTGTCCCAAATGCGAGAATCTCTTGCCTGAGCCCTCGGAGCTCCCTGTTTATCAGTGTGGTGGCTGTGGAGCTGTTCTTAGAG CAAAGAGCAAAGTTCCCctaaatgagaaaaatgatTCTATGAGCAGTGAAAATTATGAGTCCTTATCAGAACAAGGCAGTAGTTTAGGTGCTGCTTCTGACACTGAGTGGGGCAGTCCGAGCTCTAAAAGGACTGTTTTCAGCAACAGCCCAATTAGAACAAATGATAGACAGGATATAAATGATTATGAGATGAAAGTTGGGAAGGAAACTAATGGAGTTTGGCCAATCCAGAGGTTTGGAGATCAATATATCAAGAATTGGGTTGGTCgatgtaatcttgaacaagACGTGAGCGTTTATGATTTGGATTATCCAAGTACAGCACCGTACCCTACTCGTATAGGAGCAGCAAGAAGCCGGGCGAGTTTCGAGCATCGAAAAGTTGAAAGAGATGCATATACAAGGTACTCTAGGAACTCTATGGCTGTTGCTGACAGACCTTCAAGTTCTAACTTTGAAGGTTTGAACCCAAATCCAGCTGAGCTGCTTAGAAGGTTGGATGAGTTGAAAGACCAAATTATTATGTCTTGTGATGTGAGAGCTCCAGCCAATCAGTACTACGGTCGGCCTACTTACAATGTTCCAATGCAGCCTTCAACAAAGAGCCAACAGCTGAGCCATGGCTCTCATTACCAGAGAAATAGTGAGGAGTTCTTACATCCAAAAGAGCCAATCAAAATGAGTGCTTATTACAATGAGAATGCTATTCCTATTGGACTCGAGGCGTCTGATCTGCGACGTGCTGGTCGTTTTCCACACTCGAGACAGTCTAGTGAGTTTAGTTCAGTGACTGATGGTTATGGTCTGGTTCAACCAAGAAAGGCTCCACTTTTgcaaagaaatggaaattctTGTGATGCCATTGCAGGTGGTGCCCCATTCATTGTATGTGTTAGTTGCTTGGAATTGCTTAAACTGCCAAGAAAGCTTTATAAGTTGCAAATGGATTGGCAGAAACTGCAATGTGGTGCTTGTTCGGTTGTCGTTGTTGTACGAGTCGAGAACAGAAGGCTTGTTGTTAGCGTTCCATCGGAATCCAAGCTCAAAGAAGTTTCTCCTGATGATGGTTCCCCCAAACGAGCTGCCAATGCCACAAACTCCTTAGAAAACTCTGGTGATTCTTGTCACAAGTTAATCAGTACTGACCACAACAAGCATGAGCAAACTTCATTGAAGACCACCCCAGCTATAAAATGTGAACCAAGCCTTCTCAACGACTCAGCTGACCTGCCTTCAAAAGATGTTTCCAAGGAGAATTCTGATAGCACTTCTTATCAGGAAGCTAGCAAATACAGAGAGGGAGGTGATGGACATAAGCAGAATACTGTGATAGACGACAACGCCGAGCCGATCGAGTTGGACGTATCGTTTGAGGATTATTCGAACATTCATGTTTCTCAAGATTTTGTGGAAACAAGCAAAGAAGAAGTGGAAGATCAAAGCAAGATCAAAAACAGTCAAGAATCAGAAACCTTTTTTGTGGGTCTCAGCAGGTACAACTTAAGAGATTTCTCAAGATCAAGTGAAATTCCGGATAATGGAAAGCCTGTTGTTTCAGTTAATGGGCAGCCTTTACCAGCTCATGTAGTCAAAAAGGCTGAAAAGCAAGCTGGGCCCATTCTTCCCGGAGATTATTG GTATGATTATCAAGCTGGATTCTGGGGCGTAATGGGGCATCCATGTCTTGGCATCATTCCT CCGTTCATCGACGAGTTCACCTATCCATTGTCAAGGAACTGTGCTGCTGGAAACACTGAAATCTTTGTGAATGGCAGAGAGCTTCACAAAAGGGATTTGGAGCTGCTTTCTAGCAGAGGGTTGCCCACTACTCCAAACAAGTTTTATAGAATCGACATCTCTGGAAGAGTTGTGGATGAAGATACTGGGAAAGTGTTGCACAATCTGGGAAAACTCGCCCCAAC CATTGCGAAGGTGAAGCATGGGTTCGGGATGAAAGTACCAAGAACACTCAAGTATGACACATAA
- the LOC111803865 gene encoding uncharacterized protein LOC111803865 — MEKPTLQPKPNHSPNSPPVWDCGSSLYDSFELNSFKQHLDSAIASRTLSMPHLSDRPAPPPPLPPRSCVPMSKASSKLSRSLYKLLRSLFRPKSNSRTSIFRARDQPKDGFYVFYEVGSLSTIPEVPEADFGTGLSPEIGSLVRKTASERFTANSLGISLNI, encoded by the coding sequence ATGGAAAAACCAACCCttcaacccaaacccaatcaCAGCCCCAATAGCCCTCCCGTTTGGGACTGTGGAAGCTCTCTCTATGATTCCTTCGAGCTCAATTCCTTCAAACAACACCTTGACTCTGCCATAGCCTCACGTACCCTCTCCATGCCTCACTTATCCGACCGCCCCGCTCCCCCGCCCCCGCTCCCGCCCCGCTCTTGTGTacctatgtccaaggcttcttcTAAACTCTCTCGCTCCCTCTACAAACTCCTCCGCTCTCTCTTTCGACCCAAATCTAATTCTAGAACCTCCATCTTTCGGGCTCGAGATCAACCCAAAGATGGATTTTATGTCTTCTATGAAGTCGGGTCGCTCTCTACCATCCCCGAAGTCCCCGAGGCCGACTTTGGAACTGGCCTTTCGCCCGAGATTGGGTCGTTGGTGAGGAAGACTGCTTCTGAGAGGTTCACGGCTAACTCCCTTGGCATCTccttgaatatttga
- the LOC111791058 gene encoding high mobility group B protein 6-like → MASSATAEVLVTGEPVGRTKKPRNSRKALKDKNSSPEESQSMVTKVTQPSEEENLSLNQPKPKAAQKKQPVKQSFDKDLQEMQDMLQQLRLDKEKTEELLKEKDEMLKQKDEELKTRDKEQEKLQIELKKLQKLKEFKPNMNFPMIQILKDKEQEKKEKKKCSEKKRPSPPYILWCKDQWNEIKKENPEAEFKEISNILGAKWKSVTAEEKKPYEERYQAEKEAYLQITSKEKRETEAMKLLEEEQKQKTAMELLDQYLQFKEEAEKDNKKKKKERDPLKPKQPMSAFFLFSNERRGSLFAENKNVLEVAKITGEEWKNMTEEQRGPYEEMAKKKKEKYMQEMEIYKQKKEEEAANLKKEEEEQMKLQKHEALLLLKKKEKTETIIKKTKEERQKKRKEGKKNVDPNKPKKPASSYILFSKEARKVIMEEKPGVNNSTVNALISVKWKELSEGERKMWNDKAAEAMEAYKKEVEEYNKTVAETTKGEEEEKA, encoded by the exons ATGGCCAGTTCCGCCACTGCTGAAGTTCTGGTCACCGGCGAACCCGTCGGACGGACGAAGAAACCTAGAAACAGCCGGAAGGCTCTCAAGGACAAAAACTCGTCACCGGAGGAATCTCAATCTATGGTCACGAAGGTAACGCAGCCGTCGGAAGAGGAGAACCTCTCTCTGAATCAACCGAAGCCGAAAGCTGCGCAGAAGAAGCAGCCGGTGAAGCAGTCCTTCGATAAAGATTTGCAGGAAATGCAGGACATGCTACAACAATTGAGGCTCGATAAGGAGAAGACTGAGGAgcttttgaaagaaaaggatgAGATGCTTAAGCAGAAGGATGAAGAGCTTAAAACGAGGGATAAAGAACAGGAGAAGCTCCAGATCGAATTGAAGAAGTTGCAGAAATTGAAGGAATTCAAACCTAATATG AACTTCCCTatgattcaaattttgaaagacaaggagcaagagaagaaagagaagaagaagtgcTCAGAAAAGAAGCGGCCCTCTCCACCTTACATATTATGGTGCAAAGATCAGTGGAATGAG ATCAAGAAGGAGAATCCAGAGGCGGAGTTCAAAGAAATCTCGAACATTTTGGGGGCAAAATGGAAGAGTGTTACTGCAGAGGAGAAGAAGCCATATGAGGAAAGGTACCAGGCAGAGAAAGAAGCCTATTTGCAAATCACTTCTAAAGAGAAACGTGAGACTGAGGCGATGAAGCTGTTAGAAGAGGAGCAGAAGCAGAAGACAGCCATGGAGTTGCTTGATCAATACCTCCAAttcaaagaggaagcagagaAGGataacaagaagaagaa gaaagagagagatccACTGAAGCCCAAGCAACCGATGTCGGCGTTTTTCCTCTTCTCAAATGAGAGGCGTGGATCCCTTTTTGCTGAGAACAAGAATGTCCTAGAG GTAGCTAAGATAACAGGAGAGGAGTGGAAGAACATGACAGAGGAGCAAAGAGGTCCCTATGAAGAG atggcgaagaagaagaaggagaaatacATGCAGGAGATGGAAATTTACAAGCagaaaaaggaggaagaagcaGCAAACCTcaagaaggaagaggaagagcaAATGAAGCTTCAGAAACATGAAGCTTTGCTGCTgctaaagaagaaagagaaaactgAGACAATTATAAAG aaaacaaaggagGAACGccagaagaagaggaaggaagggaagaaaaaCGTTGATCCTAACAAGCCTAAGAAGCCTGCATCCTCTTACATCTTGTTCAg CAAAGAAGCAAGGAAAGTTATAATGGAGGAGAAGCCTGGAGTGAACAACTCCACAGTCAATGCCCTGATTTCAGTGAAATGGAAG GAACTAAGTGAAGGGGAGAGAAAAATGTGGAATGACAAAGCTGCAGAAGCCATGGAAGCTTACAAAAAGGAAGTGGAGGAATACAACAAAACTGTTGCTGAAACAACAAAGggtgaggaggaggagaaagcCTGA
- the LOC111785289 gene encoding uncharacterized protein LOC111785289 isoform X3 → MSSENYESLSEQGSSLGAASDTEWGSPSSKRTVFSNSPIRTNDRQDINDYEMKVGKETNGVWPIQRFGDQYIKNWVGRCNLEQDVSVYDLDYPSTAPYPTRIGAARSRASFEHRKVERDAYTRYSRNSMAVADRPSSSNFEGLNPNPAELLRRLDELKDQIIMSCDVRAPANQYYGRPTYNVPMQPSTKSQQLSHGSHYQRNSEEFLHPKEPIKMSAYYNENAIPIGLEASDLRRAGRFPHSRQSSEFSSVTDGYGLVQPRKAPLLQRNGNSCDAIAGGAPFIVCVSCLELLKLPRKLYKLQMDWQKLQCGACSVVVVVRVENRRLVVSVPSESKLKEVSPDDGSPKRAANATNSLENSGDSCHKLISTDHNKHEQTSLKTTPAIKCEPSLLNDSADLPSKDVSKENSDSTSYQEASKYREGGDGHKQNTVIDDNAEPIELDVSFEDYSNIHVSQDFVETSKEEVEDQSKIKNSQESETFFVGLSRYNLRDFSRSSEIPDNGKPVVSVNGQPLPAHVVKKAEKQAGPILPGDYWYDYQAGFWGVMGHPCLGIIPPFIDEFTYPLSRNCAAGNTEIFVNGRELHKRDLELLSSRGLPTTPNKFYRIDISGRVVDEDTGKVLHNLGKLAPTIAKVKHGFGMKVPRTLKYDT, encoded by the exons ATGAGCAGTGAAAATTATGAGTCCTTATCAGAACAAGGCAGTAGTTTAGGTGCTGCTTCTGACACTGAGTGGGGCAGTCCGAGCTCTAAAAGGACTGTTTTCAGCAACAGCCCAATTAGAACAAATGATAGACAGGATATAAATGATTATGAGATGAAAGTTGGGAAGGAAACTAATGGAGTTTGGCCAATCCAGAGGTTTGGAGATCAATATATCAAGAATTGGGTTGGTCgatgtaatcttgaacaagACGTGAGCGTTTATGATTTGGATTATCCAAGTACAGCACCGTACCCTACTCGTATAGGAGCAGCAAGAAGCCGGGCGAGTTTCGAGCATCGAAAAGTTGAAAGAGATGCATATACAAGGTACTCTAGGAACTCTATGGCTGTTGCTGACAGACCTTCAAGTTCTAACTTTGAAGGTTTGAACCCAAATCCAGCTGAGCTGCTTAGAAGGTTGGATGAGTTGAAAGACCAAATTATTATGTCTTGTGATGTGAGAGCTCCAGCCAATCAGTACTACGGTCGGCCTACTTACAATGTTCCAATGCAGCCTTCAACAAAGAGCCAACAGCTGAGCCATGGCTCTCATTACCAGAGAAATAGTGAGGAGTTCTTACATCCAAAAGAGCCAATCAAAATGAGTGCTTATTACAATGAGAATGCTATTCCTATTGGACTCGAGGCGTCTGATCTGCGACGTGCTGGTCGTTTTCCACACTCGAGACAGTCTAGTGAGTTTAGTTCAGTGACTGATGGTTATGGTCTGGTTCAACCAAGAAAGGCTCCACTTTTgcaaagaaatggaaattctTGTGATGCCATTGCAGGTGGTGCCCCATTCATTGTATGTGTTAGTTGCTTGGAATTGCTTAAACTGCCAAGAAAGCTTTATAAGTTGCAAATGGATTGGCAGAAACTGCAATGTGGTGCTTGTTCGGTTGTCGTTGTTGTACGAGTCGAGAACAGAAGGCTTGTTGTTAGCGTTCCATCGGAATCCAAGCTCAAAGAAGTTTCTCCTGATGATGGTTCCCCCAAACGAGCTGCCAATGCCACAAACTCCTTAGAAAACTCTGGTGATTCTTGTCACAAGTTAATCAGTACTGACCACAACAAGCATGAGCAAACTTCATTGAAGACCACCCCAGCTATAAAATGTGAACCAAGCCTTCTCAACGACTCAGCTGACCTGCCTTCAAAAGATGTTTCCAAGGAGAATTCTGATAGCACTTCTTATCAGGAAGCTAGCAAATACAGAGAGGGAGGTGATGGACATAAGCAGAATACTGTGATAGACGACAACGCCGAGCCGATCGAGTTGGACGTATCGTTTGAGGATTATTCGAACATTCATGTTTCTCAAGATTTTGTGGAAACAAGCAAAGAAGAAGTGGAAGATCAAAGCAAGATCAAAAACAGTCAAGAATCAGAAACCTTTTTTGTGGGTCTCAGCAGGTACAACTTAAGAGATTTCTCAAGATCAAGTGAAATTCCGGATAATGGAAAGCCTGTTGTTTCAGTTAATGGGCAGCCTTTACCAGCTCATGTAGTCAAAAAGGCTGAAAAGCAAGCTGGGCCCATTCTTCCCGGAGATTATTG GTATGATTATCAAGCTGGATTCTGGGGCGTAATGGGGCATCCATGTCTTGGCATCATTCCT CCGTTCATCGACGAGTTCACCTATCCATTGTCAAGGAACTGTGCTGCTGGAAACACTGAAATCTTTGTGAATGGCAGAGAGCTTCACAAAAGGGATTTGGAGCTGCTTTCTAGCAGAGGGTTGCCCACTACTCCAAACAAGTTTTATAGAATCGACATCTCTGGAAGAGTTGTGGATGAAGATACTGGGAAAGTGTTGCACAATCTGGGAAAACTCGCCCCAAC CATTGCGAAGGTGAAGCATGGGTTCGGGATGAAAGTACCAAGAACACTCAAGTATGACACATAA
- the LOC111806922 gene encoding probable GABA transporter 2 isoform X1, with product MVNQPPITDDLFPYDDRQNDAGAAFVLQSKGEWWHAGFHLTTAIVGPTILTLPYAFSGLGWGLGIFCLTIMTVVTFYSYLLMSKVLDHCEKAGRRHIRFRELAADVLGSGWMFYFVIFIQTAINTGVGIGAILLAGQCIEILYSNFYPNGSMKLYEFIAIVTGAMIILSQLPTFHSLRHVNLASLLLSLGYAFLVVTACIIAATRKEAGSRDYSLESSPKSRMFSAFTSISILAAIFGNGILPEIQATLAAPASGKMVKGLSMCYTVIFLTFYAIAVSGYWVFGNRATPNILQSLMPDTGPSLAPTWILGLAVIFVLLQLLAIALVYSQVAYEIMEKQSADVKKGLFSKRNLIPRIILRTMYMIMCGVSAAMLPFFGDISAVVGAIGFIPLDFVLPMLLYNITHKPPKSSITYCTNLAIIIVFTGVGIMGAFSSIRKLVLDAQKFKLFSNDVVD from the exons ATGGTGAATCAACCTCCGATCACCGATGACCTATTTCCCTACGACGATCGCCAAAACGACGCTGGAGCAGCATTCGTCCTCCAATCCAAAG GAGAATGGTGGCATGCCGGATTCCATTTGACGACGGCGATCGTCGGACCGACGATTCTAACGCTGCCGTACGCGTTCAGTGGACTAGGTTGGGGATTAGGGATTTTCTGCTTGACGATTATGACGGTTGTGACTTTCTATTCGTATTTACTCATGTCTAAGGTTCTGGATCACTGCGAGAAGGCCGGTCGCCGTCACATCCGATTCCGGGAACTCGCCGCCGACGTATTAg GATCTGGATGGATGTTTTACTTTGTAATATTTATTCAAACGGCTATCAATACTGGAGTGGGAATTGGAGCAATCTTGCTGGCTGGACAGTGCATTGAG ATACTATATTCAAACTTTTATCCAAATGGATCGATGAAACTGTACGAGTTCATAGCAATAGTAACAGGGGCAATGATTATTCTGTCTCAGCTTCCAACCTTCCACTCTCTTAGACATGTCAATCTGGCCTCTCTGCTTCTCAGCTTGGGCTACGCCTTTCTTGTGGTTACTGCTTGTATCATTGCAG CAACCAGAAAAGAAGCTGGATCAAGGGACTACAGCTTAGAATCGTCACCAAAATCAAGGATGTTCAGCGCCTTCACATCCATCTCCATTTTAGCAGCCATTTTTGGGAATGGAATCCTCCCTGAAATCCAA GCAACTCTGGCAGCTCCGGCTAGTGGGAAGATGGTGAAAGGGCTTTCCATGTGTTACACCGTCATATTCCTAACCTTCTACGCCATTGCTGTGTCTGGATATTGGGTGTTTGGGAACAGGGCTACCCCCAATATCTTGCAGAGCTTGATGCCCGACACTGGGCCTTCTCTTGCGCCCACTTGGATCTTGGGCCTCGctgttatttttgttcttcttcaactccTAGCCATTGCCCTG GTTTATTCACAAGTGGCATATGAGATAATGGAGAAGCAATCAGCTGATGTAAAGAAAGGGTTGTTTTCCAAAAGGAACCTTATTCCAAGGATCATACTTCGGACAATGTACATGATTATGTGTGGAGTTTCTGCTGCAATGCTTCCATTCTTTGGAGACATTAGTGCTGTAGTGGGTGCTATTGGCTTCATTCCTCTTGATTTTGTTCTACCAATGCTTCTCTACAACATCACCCACAAGCCACCCAAATCATCCATCACCTATTGCACCAATCTCGCCATCATCATCGTCTTCACCGGAGTCGGGATCATGGGTGCTTTCTCTTCTATAAGAAAACTCGTTCTTGATGCCCAAAAATTCAAGCTCTTCAGCAATGATGTCGTTGATTGA
- the LOC111785289 gene encoding uncharacterized protein LOC111785289 isoform X2, translated as MSREQKVRVVRCPKCENLLPEPSELPVYQCGGCGAVLRAKSKVPLNEKNDSMSSENYESLSEQGSSLGAASDTEWGSPSSKRTVFSNSPIRTNDRQDINDYEMKVGKETNGVWPIQRFGDQYIKNWVGRCNLEQDVSVYDLDYPSTAPYPTRIGAARSRASFEHRKVERDAYTRYSRNSMAVADRPSSSNFEGLNPNPAELLRRLDELKDQIIMSCDVRAPANQYYGRPTYNVPMQPSTKSQQLSHGSHYQRNSEEFLHPKEPIKMSAYYNENAIPIGLEASDLRRAGRFPHSRQSSEFSSVTDGYGLVQPRKAPLLQRNGNSCDAIAGGAPFIVCVSCLELLKLPRKLYKLQMDWQKLQCGACSVVVVVRVENRRLVVSVPSESKLKEVSPDDGSPKRAANATNSLENSGDSCHKLISTDHNKHEQTSLKTTPAIKCEPSLLNDSADLPSKDVSKENSDSTSYQEASKYREGGDGHKQNTVIDDNAEPIELDVSFEDYSNIHVSQDFVETSKEEVEDQSKIKNSQESETFFVGLSRYNLRDFSRSSEIPDNGKPVVSVNGQPLPAHVVKKAEKQAGPILPGDYWYDYQAGFWGVMGHPCLGIIPPFIDEFTYPLSRNCAAGNTEIFVNGRELHKRDLELLSSRGLPTTPNKFYRIDISGRVVDEDTGKVLHNLGKLAPTF; from the exons ATGTCTCGTGAGCAGAAAGTTCGAGTAGTTCGTTGTCCCAAATGCGAGAATCTCTTGCCTGAGCCCTCGGAGCTCCCTGTTTATCAGTGTGGTGGCTGTGGAGCTGTTCTTAGAG CAAAGAGCAAAGTTCCCctaaatgagaaaaatgatTCTATGAGCAGTGAAAATTATGAGTCCTTATCAGAACAAGGCAGTAGTTTAGGTGCTGCTTCTGACACTGAGTGGGGCAGTCCGAGCTCTAAAAGGACTGTTTTCAGCAACAGCCCAATTAGAACAAATGATAGACAGGATATAAATGATTATGAGATGAAAGTTGGGAAGGAAACTAATGGAGTTTGGCCAATCCAGAGGTTTGGAGATCAATATATCAAGAATTGGGTTGGTCgatgtaatcttgaacaagACGTGAGCGTTTATGATTTGGATTATCCAAGTACAGCACCGTACCCTACTCGTATAGGAGCAGCAAGAAGCCGGGCGAGTTTCGAGCATCGAAAAGTTGAAAGAGATGCATATACAAGGTACTCTAGGAACTCTATGGCTGTTGCTGACAGACCTTCAAGTTCTAACTTTGAAGGTTTGAACCCAAATCCAGCTGAGCTGCTTAGAAGGTTGGATGAGTTGAAAGACCAAATTATTATGTCTTGTGATGTGAGAGCTCCAGCCAATCAGTACTACGGTCGGCCTACTTACAATGTTCCAATGCAGCCTTCAACAAAGAGCCAACAGCTGAGCCATGGCTCTCATTACCAGAGAAATAGTGAGGAGTTCTTACATCCAAAAGAGCCAATCAAAATGAGTGCTTATTACAATGAGAATGCTATTCCTATTGGACTCGAGGCGTCTGATCTGCGACGTGCTGGTCGTTTTCCACACTCGAGACAGTCTAGTGAGTTTAGTTCAGTGACTGATGGTTATGGTCTGGTTCAACCAAGAAAGGCTCCACTTTTgcaaagaaatggaaattctTGTGATGCCATTGCAGGTGGTGCCCCATTCATTGTATGTGTTAGTTGCTTGGAATTGCTTAAACTGCCAAGAAAGCTTTATAAGTTGCAAATGGATTGGCAGAAACTGCAATGTGGTGCTTGTTCGGTTGTCGTTGTTGTACGAGTCGAGAACAGAAGGCTTGTTGTTAGCGTTCCATCGGAATCCAAGCTCAAAGAAGTTTCTCCTGATGATGGTTCCCCCAAACGAGCTGCCAATGCCACAAACTCCTTAGAAAACTCTGGTGATTCTTGTCACAAGTTAATCAGTACTGACCACAACAAGCATGAGCAAACTTCATTGAAGACCACCCCAGCTATAAAATGTGAACCAAGCCTTCTCAACGACTCAGCTGACCTGCCTTCAAAAGATGTTTCCAAGGAGAATTCTGATAGCACTTCTTATCAGGAAGCTAGCAAATACAGAGAGGGAGGTGATGGACATAAGCAGAATACTGTGATAGACGACAACGCCGAGCCGATCGAGTTGGACGTATCGTTTGAGGATTATTCGAACATTCATGTTTCTCAAGATTTTGTGGAAACAAGCAAAGAAGAAGTGGAAGATCAAAGCAAGATCAAAAACAGTCAAGAATCAGAAACCTTTTTTGTGGGTCTCAGCAGGTACAACTTAAGAGATTTCTCAAGATCAAGTGAAATTCCGGATAATGGAAAGCCTGTTGTTTCAGTTAATGGGCAGCCTTTACCAGCTCATGTAGTCAAAAAGGCTGAAAAGCAAGCTGGGCCCATTCTTCCCGGAGATTATTG GTATGATTATCAAGCTGGATTCTGGGGCGTAATGGGGCATCCATGTCTTGGCATCATTCCT CCGTTCATCGACGAGTTCACCTATCCATTGTCAAGGAACTGTGCTGCTGGAAACACTGAAATCTTTGTGAATGGCAGAGAGCTTCACAAAAGGGATTTGGAGCTGCTTTCTAGCAGAGGGTTGCCCACTACTCCAAACAAGTTTTATAGAATCGACATCTCTGGAAGAGTTGTGGATGAAGATACTGGGAAAGTGTTGCACAATCTGGGAAAACTCGCCCCAAC TTTTTGA
- the LOC111806922 gene encoding probable GABA transporter 2 isoform X2, producing MVNQPPITDDLFPYDDRQNDAGAAFVLQSKGEWWHAGFHLTTAIVGPTILTLPYAFSGLGWGLGIFCLTIMTVVTFYSYLLMSKVLDHCEKAGRRHIRFRELAADVLGSGWMFYFVIFIQTAINTGVGIGAILLAGQCIELPTFHSLRHVNLASLLLSLGYAFLVVTACIIAATRKEAGSRDYSLESSPKSRMFSAFTSISILAAIFGNGILPEIQATLAAPASGKMVKGLSMCYTVIFLTFYAIAVSGYWVFGNRATPNILQSLMPDTGPSLAPTWILGLAVIFVLLQLLAIALVYSQVAYEIMEKQSADVKKGLFSKRNLIPRIILRTMYMIMCGVSAAMLPFFGDISAVVGAIGFIPLDFVLPMLLYNITHKPPKSSITYCTNLAIIIVFTGVGIMGAFSSIRKLVLDAQKFKLFSNDVVD from the exons ATGGTGAATCAACCTCCGATCACCGATGACCTATTTCCCTACGACGATCGCCAAAACGACGCTGGAGCAGCATTCGTCCTCCAATCCAAAG GAGAATGGTGGCATGCCGGATTCCATTTGACGACGGCGATCGTCGGACCGACGATTCTAACGCTGCCGTACGCGTTCAGTGGACTAGGTTGGGGATTAGGGATTTTCTGCTTGACGATTATGACGGTTGTGACTTTCTATTCGTATTTACTCATGTCTAAGGTTCTGGATCACTGCGAGAAGGCCGGTCGCCGTCACATCCGATTCCGGGAACTCGCCGCCGACGTATTAg GATCTGGATGGATGTTTTACTTTGTAATATTTATTCAAACGGCTATCAATACTGGAGTGGGAATTGGAGCAATCTTGCTGGCTGGACAGTGCATTGAG CTTCCAACCTTCCACTCTCTTAGACATGTCAATCTGGCCTCTCTGCTTCTCAGCTTGGGCTACGCCTTTCTTGTGGTTACTGCTTGTATCATTGCAG CAACCAGAAAAGAAGCTGGATCAAGGGACTACAGCTTAGAATCGTCACCAAAATCAAGGATGTTCAGCGCCTTCACATCCATCTCCATTTTAGCAGCCATTTTTGGGAATGGAATCCTCCCTGAAATCCAA GCAACTCTGGCAGCTCCGGCTAGTGGGAAGATGGTGAAAGGGCTTTCCATGTGTTACACCGTCATATTCCTAACCTTCTACGCCATTGCTGTGTCTGGATATTGGGTGTTTGGGAACAGGGCTACCCCCAATATCTTGCAGAGCTTGATGCCCGACACTGGGCCTTCTCTTGCGCCCACTTGGATCTTGGGCCTCGctgttatttttgttcttcttcaactccTAGCCATTGCCCTG GTTTATTCACAAGTGGCATATGAGATAATGGAGAAGCAATCAGCTGATGTAAAGAAAGGGTTGTTTTCCAAAAGGAACCTTATTCCAAGGATCATACTTCGGACAATGTACATGATTATGTGTGGAGTTTCTGCTGCAATGCTTCCATTCTTTGGAGACATTAGTGCTGTAGTGGGTGCTATTGGCTTCATTCCTCTTGATTTTGTTCTACCAATGCTTCTCTACAACATCACCCACAAGCCACCCAAATCATCCATCACCTATTGCACCAATCTCGCCATCATCATCGTCTTCACCGGAGTCGGGATCATGGGTGCTTTCTCTTCTATAAGAAAACTCGTTCTTGATGCCCAAAAATTCAAGCTCTTCAGCAATGATGTCGTTGATTGA